TTGTGGACATGAATGAGAGCTTCTGCCACCTTTCGAATAACATCCAGCCACTCTGTTACTGTGGATATCGCCACTTTGGTCAACGCGCTGGAAATCGTGAAAGCTGCGCTACGGTCTATTTCGCCATGAAATTGGATAATAAGGCAAAATGGTGCGCGTTTACTTCATACTCCGAAAAGAAGAGGAAGGCCCGGATGGTCACCCAGCTTGTTGATAATGCGAGCCTCGTATATCAATTCATTGCGAACCCTCCTCTCGGCATCTTCTTGCGTTTCTCCCCTgtactttttaattttcagtTGTTTGACAACGACATCCAGTCCTCTGTAAGACCCAATGTAGCAGGAACCATAAGTACCTGATCCTAGATGTTTGCCATCGACGGTTACTTGGAAGGGATTAATTTCCTTCACGGAACCCAAACTTTGGCAAGGCACCTTTTTCGGTACGCCTTTGTCTTGGTGCACGCCGGCCCGTTTCCTCGTCCCACGTGCTTCATGGCCTTGCTCTTCAACGATGCGTGCTGCCTCTTTTTCGACACGCTTACGGCGATCTGCGAGATTTGCTTCCCttttttcttccctttttctttcttttcgccTTCGTTTTTGCCTCTTTCTCCTCTCTTTATGAATTCGCCGCTCTTCTTCATTCATTGTCAAAATTTAATTTCTGGATATGTCTACAGCGCATGCCACAGTAAGAGTAAAACCGAAATGACAGATTTAACTATGGTATAAGTTGTAGCCCAAATCAGGGAGATGATGGGAGAATTACCATTACCATCTCGGCCAGTCCTTCagtggattaaaaaaaaattctcctaACACTATTAATAGTACTGAGTTTCCGGTTTGCCCAGCCCATGAGAAATCTGACGTCACAAATTGTGGTTACGGTAAATCAGCACCAACAACTGATGAATTCCAAGTTTAGCAGAGAGACATAAGGTTAGGTTGTTTCTTTATTACGTTTCTACAACACTTCACTTTCTTGACTTTTTTAGTGTATAATAAGAGATTTGCGTGACGGATGCATgacgtgcaaaccaagaatagttTGAATATGTCTTTGTTTCGGCAGTAATTGTACATTTCCGGTTTGGCATGTTTGCTTACAGTGACAGCTTGGATTTCCACCGCATAAGggctttcaatatggctgaAATCTACGTTACCTGTTGTCCTCTATGCGATCGGCAGTTTAAAACCAGGAAGGCCTTGGAGACACATTACATCCAAAAGCACCCTGGTAATGATGTACCACAGAGTATTGTTTTTGCTAGCGGGGTGAAGTCGCAACTTTTAAAGAAATGCGACGAGTACTTGGAGTGGTTGGCTGAATTAGTTGAATGTATAAACTCTGCGCACAACCCTAGTGTTCCCGGTAagtattattttcaatttcttatAAAAACGAGATCCTCAAAGTTACGACGTGTTGCAATTTGGGGGTATGATTTTCACTGTGGACAATGCCACTATTCTTACAAAAGGATCTAAAATCGTGACATCCTAGCCAGAGTCAACATAACTCACTTGGTATATATCTTGGAGGTTGTTTTTATGAATCCGACGTAAAATAATTCCACGTTCCTTACAAAACAATGATCAAAACGTCGTGGTTAATTTGAGTGTGCGATCACCCTGAACTGCGGAAATTAATGGTAAAAACAGCAGCAACATCACACAATCAAAAATGGATCAAAGCTGTAAAAGGAAAGGGGTGGCGGGGGTGGTATTTTGTATATGGAACTCTTTTGGATGCCTTTCAAGAGCAAGTTATTTGCATTTCTATTTACGAGATTTAAGACTATCCAAAACATGCTTGCTCTGAAGCTGGACAAAGTTGACTCATCCAGTAGGTATGGTTGAATGcgtttttttaatattaaattgaTGAAATTGGAAGGGACTTGCCAAAGGACATCCAAGTTTCGAAAGGAAAACATAAATCCCCA
The Montipora capricornis isolate CH-2021 chromosome 10, ASM3666992v2, whole genome shotgun sequence genome window above contains:
- the LOC138020869 gene encoding probable serine/threonine-protein kinase DDB_G0267514 — encoded protein: MNEEERRIHKERRKRQKRRRKERKREEKREANLADRRKRVEKEAARIVEEQGHEARGTRKRAGVHQDKGVPKKVPCQSLGSVKEINPFQVTVDGKHLGSGTYGSCYIGSYRGLDVVVKQLKIKKYRGETQEDAERRVRNELIYEARIINKLGDHPGLPLLFGVAEALIHVHNAGFAHNDIKGNNVVLDKASKGKYNPLLIDFGKSLPLTGLKGPKVLSTEQQKRYREEYPHIAPEIVTGKRGQSFASDTFSFAYMAELIFMKAKLGPLPDVIKGALDSDPDRRPTLTKIRALL